The Brassica rapa cultivar Chiifu-401-42 chromosome A10, CAAS_Brap_v3.01, whole genome shotgun sequence genome segment GGGGCAGCGGGACTCGGATCCCAGGTCTTCATCGCCCTCTGCGACGCGGTCCTCCTCGGCCTCCGCCTCCTTTCCCGCCAACCACTCCTCCGCATGCAGTGCTTGGTTAGCCATCCTTCTCACCAGTGCAAATTCCAGAGGCTCCAGGACTCCCACGAGTTCTTCACGAATATCCCCACGTAGCCCGGCCCTAAACAGATGACACCACTCCTCAGCTGGCTTCGGTTGACACATCTTGGCCGTATCCAAGAACTCCTCCAGGTAATCTCTCACCTTGCGTGGCTTCTGAACCATCTGGACCAGTACGTCACAATCACATGTTACTGCAGGTGGTTTTCGCGGACGCCCCCGCTTTCCCTTAGCGGGTGTCCCTACCGGCACCTCATGGCCATCGACGTCCCCACCCGGGTTTCCTCCTTCCATGCTCGAGAGAGCGGCCTTATCGGCTGCAATCTTCTCTTCTGCCTCCATGGCGAAACCTGCCATCCGCCTCACTAACGCGAACTCCAAGGGCTCCAAAACACCCCTCAGCTGCGCCTGGAGCTCCTGGCGTAGCCCGTTCTTATACCATATGCACCACGTCTCTGCATTCTTCGGTTTGCACAGCTTGGCTTGGTTGATGAAGTCCTCCGTGTATCCAGCGACTGATCGGTCCTCCTGAGCATTCTTGCTCAGTACTCCACACTGGCACTTCCCGGTGAACACCCTTGGGGGTCCCCCTGCTGCACTTGGCGTCTTGCAGGGACGGCCACGCTTCCTCGGGGGTCCCTCTTCGGTTGCGAGCTGGAATCTCGCATTGCCCTGCAGTAGGCGTGTCTCCATAGCCATCCTCTGGAAATGAGGCATCAACACCTTATGCCTCACAGTCTGCTCGTGCGGGTACCTGAATGGGAACTCCCTGTACTGTTCTTCAGGATCCGGAAACATGGGTAGCACCAAGTTACCCTCCCTGTCATAGTGACGCCTTTGGGCATACTCCCTGGTGTTCCTCCGTCCGTAGTGCATACGCGGCATCCTCCACTCGTAATGGTCAAGCGAAACATCCTGCAATAAGATTTCAATCAGAACCATAATAGAAGTATGGGTATAGTGGGATTTTCAATTAATTCTTTCACAATCCGAAAATACTTAGTAATATtgcaaaaattttttttttttttttttttttttttttttttttttccgaaaacgaaatatataaaaatattttttttttttttttttttttttttttaaacgtcggaaatgccgatcccttaggacagaactaagggatcttaacccgctctgataccaattgtaacagcccgattccccggagtccgaccggggttatcgaaggggcgttatggacacgtgtctactcatctagacaaccctacgtgtcccgttactggtcccgagagacgagcgcataaccttctttgaaataccgtcatacccacatccatatacttctacttacagtcctgcgcacaggaaaaatggaaatggaggggtgagcaacaagttactcagtgaagtggttctagaccagcctgcccgcatgacactctatactactccatgcgggaactaggactgactagccactacaatcagttaatgcattttcatcatttcctaatgttatctgcaatttccacaatcacttccattcatttctaacaacctagcgatcaatcaatacaatgatctcactcattgccacacgcgtcaaaccctagacttaaccgactcctcttgtccgtccgacccgaccctatgacacctttaactccccgttacccgaccatgagctaaaaccctacaatgcacatccttttcaacttttcatcttttcctcttttcctcttttcctcttttcctcagtgggtagccccccactaggcttctaccccatattcatgtggattcgccacatctcctatgggtgcttccatattcatgtggattcgccacatctcctatggatacctagcttggaccacttaccccacctacaaaccttagactctctatatgctttcccacccatgcttaaccttaacatccttctttcatacttttacttatcatttcacttccttatcgttttcacttaatcctccccattcccaattactttcccttttcattcatacttgaacttggactaatcactagacgccacccgttatcggtgtcacacacaatacacatcgcattcaagttctacttcaataacgtttataatcattgctcatctatcatcctagcatttgttcctctctagcatcctaacttcaatcacaacaacacatgggacaacacaaccaaacatacaagtatcaactaccaatcaatcattaccacgacaattcaattcagttcatcaagtcccatttatcagtatgagggttcttatgcatcatgattcattcatctatcatcctagcaataccatgtcctatcaacctaactcccaatcagggtctaatcaagcctaactccaacataaaggagtatacagaaccatgaaagaaggttgggttcgaaacactccaccttagtcttagatctggatctggatctggaaacgaGGATTTGAGAAGGTTGAGATCTGGTCAGCACCACCACTTCACGGCGCCggcgagagggagagagagagagagcgtgcgacggcgaggagagagagagggtgacggcgaggagagagagagcgacacgcgggagagagagaggagagagagagagacggcgcaggagagagagagagagagctcgacggctagggttttcgacctccgggaattctctgcagGGCTTCGCTTCAGATTTGTGATGAGGCAGAAAGGGAGACTGCATCTCTTTTTATAGTAAAGGGAAGGGGAAGCCCTAGGGTTTTGCTaaatgggccgtagagaagcccatattctttgggaaatttttatgggccaggaaccgggccgttacaatcTCATCCCAGGTCAAACCTATTTCGTCTTACCAATCGAACGTTTCGCCTATAGAATCTTAACCACTTCGTGTATCTCCATCTTCAACTCTAGTCTCGATAATGCTCCGTCGACTAAACCACCGCCATTGAATTTCACCGCCCCGTCGAGTCCGCCACCGTTCGAGTATTCAAAGGGACTAAACGGGAAGATTCTAATAAAAGTTTCTCCTCATTTTATCCTGAGTCTTATATGCAAAAGGAGAAACGTCAGCGAAGACGAGGTAATAATAGATTGTGCTGAAAGCAAAGACATTTGTAATTCTCCCGAGTTAAAGAAGCATTATGATCAGCTTGTCGGAACGAGAGAGCATGTATGGTCGCCGAAGTTGCAGACGATCTCTGAGCATGAGATTAGGGTTTCTCCACTAAGGTTCTTGGGGATTGTTCGGAGGCAACAAGAAGTGAATTGATCAAGTCATGAAACATACTATTATTATTTAGATATCTTTTGTATATGTTTAGTCAAAATtggaaagataaaaaaaaaggaaaaaaacaaagTATTAGAGTGGTTAGTTGGATGTTTGGTTTGTATTGTTTGGTTACAAGCTAGTCGTCATGCATGAACAAGTTGACAATTTGCATGTTTATGTAGCATTTCAATGAAGTATTTAATCAGTTAATTTGCGAGGTGCTCCAACATGTAGATATGATATATGGTTCATCCTTGACAATTCAAATCTGCGTCGCATGTCAATTAATTTGAGCTATGTCATATACTTTATTTGGCTTCATTTGATAGTcttataaaatgaataaatgataggataaatttaaaaattcacGACTTATTCTTCTATTTCGTCGCAGTGCCTCCAAATGACGATGGCTACTGTTtcaactttgaatattatctgtTGCCAATAAAATGCATTTTTATTGTCAGCTCAGGTGACTTTATAATATTGGAAGGATGTATATTTGAATTGGTTTTGCACTTGTTTATTTAGAGACGTAAAAAATCATGCAATCCTCTAAATTGGCCTTCGGCATTTTCAAGATGCAAATCCTAATCTATACGTACAACTTTAATATATGAAAATTCTCTCATAA includes the following:
- the LOC103846646 gene encoding uncharacterized protein LOC103846646; protein product: MKKSLIISCFPIIRRRQAIVTIVFFECGSTKTLRDSKKHVAGEIMFEFPDQIVCHADSFFIGRPVPALAMDDYLIPGQTYFVLPIERFAYRILTTSCISIFNSSLDNAPSTKPPPLNFTAPSSPPPFEYSKGLNGKILIKVSPHFILSLICKRRNVSEDEVIIDCAESKDICNSPELKKHYDQLVGTREHVWSPKLQTISEHEIRVSPLRFLGIVRRQQEVN